A single window of Malus sylvestris chromosome 5, drMalSylv7.2, whole genome shotgun sequence DNA harbors:
- the LOC126622816 gene encoding uncharacterized protein LOC126622816, producing MTLVTGPQEAIVYPGLALYQATAGYVNPALQRTETANTQSNLFGRCSLAFKFMPKSMTNLSCSEMRAAGHGVEAQFQLPVAVDDFMQRSHPTNQLFNRHSFQSSNFHAAQDGSMKPLLRRRKGERTKPLPPSKRLWVEVQRVLMERVQDIADKKGIKLRFCNLKECENHIQTLDSPFANIRMEIGWPNEVPFVHSHDLPDKAKIGFLEAYEPGWTATHDMELSLSEPGQAGQSTLG from the exons ATGACCCTCGTGACTGGTCCTCAAGAAGCTATTGTTTACCCTGGACTCGCACTCTATCAGGCAACTGCAGGATATGTTAACCCTGCACTGCAGAGAACGGAGACTGCTAATACACAGAGCAACTTGTTTGGGCGATGTTCTTTGGCTTTTAAATTCATGCCTAAATCCATGACCAATCTTAGTTGTTCAGAGATGAGAGCTGCTGGTCATGGGGTTGAAGCTCAGTTCCAGCTTCCAGTAGCGGTTGATGACTTTATGCAGAGATCTCACCCCACCAATCAACTCTTTAACAGACACAGTTTCCAAAGTTCCAATTTCCATGCAGCACAAGATG GATCTATGAAGCCTTTGTTGAGGAGGAGAAAGGGTGAAAGAACCAAACCTCTGCCACCTTCCAAGAGATTGTGGGTCGAGGTCCAGAGAGTCCTGATGGAAAGGGTTCAAGACATTGCAGACAAGAAGGGAATCAAGCTGAGGTTCTGCAACCTGAAGGAGTGTGAGAATCACATTCAGACACTTGATAGCCCCTTTGCCAATATAAGAATGGAGATTGGGTGGCCAAACGAGGTGCCATTTGTTCATTCCCATGATCTCCCCGACAAGGCAAAGATCGGTTTCCTTGAAGCCTATGAACCTGGTTGGACAGCTACTCATGATATGGAGTTAAGTCTATCTGAACCTGGACAGGCTGGCCAGTCAACACTCggttaa
- the LOC126621140 gene encoding G-type lectin S-receptor-like serine/threonine-protein kinase At4g27290 isoform X1 translates to MKFMKNPSKALAKMCLLLFYSSLLLMVAAVFSTADDATSTFQSIRDGETVVSTGGTFELGFYYPDAPNRRYVAIWYKQISVTTIVWVANRDKPLADLSGVLKVTNPGILVLNHNMSTVWSSNTSRTAQNPVARLLDSGNLVVIDRSDDDSENFLWQSFDYPGDTFLPGMKIGRNTVTGFNWHLRSWKSPQDPSQGNRTSQLGPKGYAELFVREGSVIKYRTGPWNGVGFSGSPQFNPNPIFTYIFVSEPDEMYYSYKLHNSSIFSRVVLTSDGLVQRYTWIDRTKGWVLYQSAKIDDCVNYALCGVHGACNIEESPVCSCLKGFTPKFPKEWDLVDWSHGCVRKTSLNCTGDVFQKYSGVKLPSTEQSWHNKSMNLNECEMACMKNCSCTAYTNLDIRDGGTGCLLWYGDLIDIRYTAENGQDIYIRMAAAEQDHEDDTKINAKYSESNEKKMRIIISTIVLSTGLLILGLALLFYVWKKQHQKGGKLGRSQNEDLELPLFDLMTIVSATSNFSIENKLGEGGFGSVFKGTMEDGQAIAVKRLSKNSRQGLNEFKNEVTHIAKLQHRNLVKLLGCCIQEDEMILIYEFMPNKSLDFFIFDQTRRMLLDWPKRFEIINGIARGLLYLHQDSRLRVIHRDLKASNILLGSEFNPKISDFGLARSFGGIETKAETKKVVGTYGYMSPEYAIDGFYSIKSDVYSFGVLVLEIVSGSRNRGFSHPDHKLNLLGHAWMLHTEGRPLELLDASIEDSVTLHEVVRTIHVGLLCVQRNPEDRPSMSVAVLMLGSEGALPPPLKPGFYSERDMSELEAGHSSKACSANEVTISLVEAR, encoded by the exons atgaagtttatgaaaaATCCGTCAAAAGCTTTAGCTAAGATGTGCTTGCTTCTTTTCTACTCTTCTTTGCTGCTCATGGTCGCAGCAGTATTCTCCACAGCTGATGACGCCACGAGTACATTTCAGTCCATTAGAGACGGTGAGACTGTAGTTTCAACTGGCGGTACGTTTGAGCTAGGATTTTACTATCCTGATGCTCCTAATAGACGGTACGTGGCGATATGGTACAAGCAGATATCTGTTACAACCATTGTATGGGTTGCCAACAGAGACAAGCCCCTCGCTGATTTGTCCGGCGTTTTGAAGGTCACCAACCCCGGAATTCTTGTCCTCAACCACAACATGAGCACAGTTTGGTCCTCCAACACATCGAGAACTGCACAGAATCCAGTGGCACGTCTTTTGGATTCGGGTAATCTTGTCGTGATAGATAGGAGTGATGATGACTCTGAGAACTTTCTGTGGCAAAGTTTTGATTACCCTGGCGATACATTCTTACCAGGTATGAAGATTGGTAGGAACACAGTTACAGGCTTCAATTGGCATCTTAGATCGTGGAAAAGTCCTCAGGATCCTTCTCAAGGAAATCGTACATCTCAACTTGGTCCCAAAGGATATGCAGAATTATTTGTGAGGGAAGGTTCGGTCATTAAATATCGGACTGGACCATGGAATGGAGTAGGGTTCAGTGGAAGCCCTCAGTTCAATCCAAACCCTATATTCACATACATTTTTGTTTCTGAGCCTGATGAAATGTACTACAGTTACAAGCTTCACAACAGCTCAATCTTTTCGAGGGTGGTGTTAACTTCAGATGGACTTGTGCAGCGCTACACATGGATTGATAGAACCAAAGGTTGGGTTCTTTACCAATCAGCCAAAATTGATGACTGTGTAAACTATGCATTGTGTGGTGTACATGGTGCATGTAACATTGAAGAGTCCCCGGTTTGTAGCTGTTTGAAAGGATTTACACCAAAGTTCCCGAAAGAATGGGATTTGGTGGATTGGTCTCATGGCTGTGTGAGAAAGACTTCTCTAAATTGCACTGGAGATGTGTTCCAAAAGTACTCGGGGGTGAAATTGCCTAGCACAGAACAATCCTGGCATAACAAAAGTATGAACCTCAACGAATGTGAGATGGCGTGCATGAAGAACTGCTCCTGCACGGCTTATACAAATTTGGATATCCGGGATGGAGGAACTGGGTGCTTGCTGTGGTACGGTGATCTAATTGATATAAGATACACTGCTGAAAACGGGCAAGATATTTATATAAGAATGGCCGCAGCAGAACAAG ATCATGAAGACGATACAAAGATCAATGCTAAATACTCTGAATccaatgaaaagaaaatgagaatcATAATAAGCACTATTGTGTTGTCTACCGGATTACTGATCCTGGGCCTTGCTCTGTTGTTTTATGTTTGGAAGAAGCAGCACCAAAAAGGTG GAAAACTGGGACGCAGCCAAAATGAGGATCTGGAATTACCGTTATTTGACTTGATGACTATAGTTTCTGCAACAAGTAACTTTTCAATTGAAAACAAACTTGGTGAAGGCGGTTTCGGATCTGTCTTTAAG GGTACGATGGAAGATGGACAAGCAATCGCAGTGAAAAGGCTTTCAAAAAATTCTAGACAAGGGCTCAATgagttcaagaatgaagttACACATATTGCCAAACTTCAGCACAGGAATCTAGTGAAGCTTCTTGGATGCTGCATTCAAGAAGACGAGATGATATTGATCTACGAGTTCATGCCTAACAAGAGCTTAGACTTCTTTATTTTTG ATCAAACAAGAAGGATGTTATTAGACTGGCCGAAGCGCTTTGAAATTATTAATGGGATAGCTCGAGGGCTCctctatcttcatcaagattctAGATTGAGAGTTATTCATAGAGATCTCAAAGCAAGTAACATTTTATTAGGCAGTGAATTTAACCCGAAAATCTCAGACTTTGGCCTGGCTAGAAGCTTTGGAGGAATTGAAACGAAAGCAGAAACGAAGAAAGTGGTCGGAACATA CGGTTACATGTCCCCAGAATATGCAATTGATGGTTTCTACTCTATAAAGTCCGACGTCTATAGCTTTGGTGTTCTGGTGCTAGAGATAGTGAGTGGGAGTAGAAATAGAGGATTCTCTCATCCAGACCACAAACTCAACCTTCTTGGACAT GCATGGATGCTACACACAGAAGGCAGGCCTCTCGAACTGCTTGATGCATCGATAGAGGACTCCGTCACTCTGCATGAAGTTGTGAGAACGATTCATGTGGGTCTTTTGTGTGTGCAGAGGAATCCAGAAGACAGGCCGAGCATGTCAGTCGCAGTTCTAATGTTGGGTAGTGAAGGTGCATTGCCCCCACCTCTAAAACCTGGTTTTTACAGTGAAAGGGATATGAGTGAACTCGAAGCCGGTCATTCTTCTAAAGCATGCTCAGCTAATGAAGTTACTATTTCACTAGTCGAGGCTCGATaa
- the LOC126621140 gene encoding G-type lectin S-receptor-like serine/threonine-protein kinase At4g27290 isoform X2 — MKFMKNPSKALAKMCLLLFYSSLLLMVAAVFSTADDATSTFQSIRDGETVVSTGGTFELGFYYPDAPNRRYVAIWYKQISVTTIVWVANRDKPLADLSGVLKVTNPGILVLNHNMSTVWSSNTSRTAQNPVARLLDSGNLVVIDRSDDDSENFLWQSFDYPGDTFLPGMKIGRNTVTGFNWHLRSWKSPQDPSQGNRTSQLGPKGYAELFVREGSVIKYRTGPWNGVGFSGSPQFNPNPIFTYIFVSEPDEMYYSYKLHNSSIFSRVVLTSDGLVQRYTWIDRTKGWVLYQSAKIDDCVNYALCGVHGACNIEESPVCSCLKGFTPKFPKEWDLVDWSHGCVRKTSLNCTGDVFQKYSGVKLPSTEQSWHNKSMNLNECEMACMKNCSCTAYTNLDIRDGGTGCLLWYGDLIDIRYTAENGQDIYIRMAAAEQDHEDDTKINAKYSESNEKKMRIIISTIVLSTGLLILGLALLFYVWKKQHQKGKLGRSQNEDLELPLFDLMTIVSATSNFSIENKLGEGGFGSVFKGTMEDGQAIAVKRLSKNSRQGLNEFKNEVTHIAKLQHRNLVKLLGCCIQEDEMILIYEFMPNKSLDFFIFDQTRRMLLDWPKRFEIINGIARGLLYLHQDSRLRVIHRDLKASNILLGSEFNPKISDFGLARSFGGIETKAETKKVVGTYGYMSPEYAIDGFYSIKSDVYSFGVLVLEIVSGSRNRGFSHPDHKLNLLGHAWMLHTEGRPLELLDASIEDSVTLHEVVRTIHVGLLCVQRNPEDRPSMSVAVLMLGSEGALPPPLKPGFYSERDMSELEAGHSSKACSANEVTISLVEAR, encoded by the exons atgaagtttatgaaaaATCCGTCAAAAGCTTTAGCTAAGATGTGCTTGCTTCTTTTCTACTCTTCTTTGCTGCTCATGGTCGCAGCAGTATTCTCCACAGCTGATGACGCCACGAGTACATTTCAGTCCATTAGAGACGGTGAGACTGTAGTTTCAACTGGCGGTACGTTTGAGCTAGGATTTTACTATCCTGATGCTCCTAATAGACGGTACGTGGCGATATGGTACAAGCAGATATCTGTTACAACCATTGTATGGGTTGCCAACAGAGACAAGCCCCTCGCTGATTTGTCCGGCGTTTTGAAGGTCACCAACCCCGGAATTCTTGTCCTCAACCACAACATGAGCACAGTTTGGTCCTCCAACACATCGAGAACTGCACAGAATCCAGTGGCACGTCTTTTGGATTCGGGTAATCTTGTCGTGATAGATAGGAGTGATGATGACTCTGAGAACTTTCTGTGGCAAAGTTTTGATTACCCTGGCGATACATTCTTACCAGGTATGAAGATTGGTAGGAACACAGTTACAGGCTTCAATTGGCATCTTAGATCGTGGAAAAGTCCTCAGGATCCTTCTCAAGGAAATCGTACATCTCAACTTGGTCCCAAAGGATATGCAGAATTATTTGTGAGGGAAGGTTCGGTCATTAAATATCGGACTGGACCATGGAATGGAGTAGGGTTCAGTGGAAGCCCTCAGTTCAATCCAAACCCTATATTCACATACATTTTTGTTTCTGAGCCTGATGAAATGTACTACAGTTACAAGCTTCACAACAGCTCAATCTTTTCGAGGGTGGTGTTAACTTCAGATGGACTTGTGCAGCGCTACACATGGATTGATAGAACCAAAGGTTGGGTTCTTTACCAATCAGCCAAAATTGATGACTGTGTAAACTATGCATTGTGTGGTGTACATGGTGCATGTAACATTGAAGAGTCCCCGGTTTGTAGCTGTTTGAAAGGATTTACACCAAAGTTCCCGAAAGAATGGGATTTGGTGGATTGGTCTCATGGCTGTGTGAGAAAGACTTCTCTAAATTGCACTGGAGATGTGTTCCAAAAGTACTCGGGGGTGAAATTGCCTAGCACAGAACAATCCTGGCATAACAAAAGTATGAACCTCAACGAATGTGAGATGGCGTGCATGAAGAACTGCTCCTGCACGGCTTATACAAATTTGGATATCCGGGATGGAGGAACTGGGTGCTTGCTGTGGTACGGTGATCTAATTGATATAAGATACACTGCTGAAAACGGGCAAGATATTTATATAAGAATGGCCGCAGCAGAACAAG ATCATGAAGACGATACAAAGATCAATGCTAAATACTCTGAATccaatgaaaagaaaatgagaatcATAATAAGCACTATTGTGTTGTCTACCGGATTACTGATCCTGGGCCTTGCTCTGTTGTTTTATGTTTGGAAGAAGCAGCACCAAAAAG GAAAACTGGGACGCAGCCAAAATGAGGATCTGGAATTACCGTTATTTGACTTGATGACTATAGTTTCTGCAACAAGTAACTTTTCAATTGAAAACAAACTTGGTGAAGGCGGTTTCGGATCTGTCTTTAAG GGTACGATGGAAGATGGACAAGCAATCGCAGTGAAAAGGCTTTCAAAAAATTCTAGACAAGGGCTCAATgagttcaagaatgaagttACACATATTGCCAAACTTCAGCACAGGAATCTAGTGAAGCTTCTTGGATGCTGCATTCAAGAAGACGAGATGATATTGATCTACGAGTTCATGCCTAACAAGAGCTTAGACTTCTTTATTTTTG ATCAAACAAGAAGGATGTTATTAGACTGGCCGAAGCGCTTTGAAATTATTAATGGGATAGCTCGAGGGCTCctctatcttcatcaagattctAGATTGAGAGTTATTCATAGAGATCTCAAAGCAAGTAACATTTTATTAGGCAGTGAATTTAACCCGAAAATCTCAGACTTTGGCCTGGCTAGAAGCTTTGGAGGAATTGAAACGAAAGCAGAAACGAAGAAAGTGGTCGGAACATA CGGTTACATGTCCCCAGAATATGCAATTGATGGTTTCTACTCTATAAAGTCCGACGTCTATAGCTTTGGTGTTCTGGTGCTAGAGATAGTGAGTGGGAGTAGAAATAGAGGATTCTCTCATCCAGACCACAAACTCAACCTTCTTGGACAT GCATGGATGCTACACACAGAAGGCAGGCCTCTCGAACTGCTTGATGCATCGATAGAGGACTCCGTCACTCTGCATGAAGTTGTGAGAACGATTCATGTGGGTCTTTTGTGTGTGCAGAGGAATCCAGAAGACAGGCCGAGCATGTCAGTCGCAGTTCTAATGTTGGGTAGTGAAGGTGCATTGCCCCCACCTCTAAAACCTGGTTTTTACAGTGAAAGGGATATGAGTGAACTCGAAGCCGGTCATTCTTCTAAAGCATGCTCAGCTAATGAAGTTACTATTTCACTAGTCGAGGCTCGATaa